Proteins encoded within one genomic window of Pseudomonadota bacterium:
- a CDS encoding YaiI/YqxD family protein, protein MTIIVDGDACPVKNEIIALARTHACQVLLVASLAHDMPEGPGIEVLRVDAEPEAADIAIMNRTREGDIVITADYGLACMVLGRKARVIDHRGGRFTDQNIDGLMARRHANRQARRAGRRTKGPRPFLSADREAFTATLERLLIER, encoded by the coding sequence GTGACCATCATCGTCGATGGCGACGCCTGTCCGGTGAAGAACGAGATCATCGCCCTGGCCCGCACCCACGCTTGCCAGGTTCTGCTTGTGGCGAGCCTGGCGCACGACATGCCCGAAGGGCCGGGCATCGAGGTGCTGCGCGTCGACGCCGAGCCGGAAGCCGCCGATATCGCCATCATGAACCGCACACGAGAAGGCGACATCGTCATCACCGCCGACTACGGGCTTGCGTGCATGGTTCTGGGACGCAAGGCACGCGTCATCGACCACCGTGGCGGACGCTTCACCGATCAGAACATCGACGGGCTCATGGCGCGTCGTCACGCCAACCGTCAGGCGCGACGCGCGGGCCGCCGCACCAAAGGGCCGCGCCCGTTCCTGAGCGCGGATCGAGAGGCCTTCACCGCCACCCTGGAACGCCTGCTCATCGAAAGATGA
- a CDS encoding deoxyribonuclease IV — MPTQPRPRPLLGAHVSTAGGLHNAIDRAAGVRAECFQIFTRAPGMWKARPWREGEVARFREMRAAAGDPPLLVHDIYLTNLAAPAGELRERSIATVAEERQRCAEIGADGLVCHLGAHLGEGVERGIARYAEALREILDRTAGNPVPILLENSAGQGTCLGHTLTHIGEVIEQAGAPGDLGLCLDTCHLFAGGYDLRDESAYEALWTELDQRIGRDRLRAFHLNDSKKGLGCRVDRHEHIGQGEIGPEAFARLLRDPRVAGLPMVIETPEVDEMHATNLSLLRSLERKRGQRRA; from the coding sequence ATGCCTACGCAACCTCGCCCACGCCCCCTTCTCGGCGCCCACGTCTCCACGGCCGGCGGCCTCCACAACGCCATTGATCGCGCCGCAGGCGTGCGTGCCGAGTGCTTCCAGATCTTCACCCGCGCCCCTGGCATGTGGAAAGCGCGGCCCTGGAGAGAGGGAGAGGTTGCACGGTTCCGCGAGATGCGTGCCGCCGCAGGCGACCCGCCCCTGCTCGTGCACGACATCTACCTCACGAACCTGGCCGCCCCGGCAGGCGAGCTGCGGGAGCGCTCCATCGCCACCGTGGCCGAAGAGCGCCAGCGCTGCGCCGAGATCGGCGCTGATGGCCTGGTGTGCCACCTGGGCGCCCACCTCGGCGAGGGCGTCGAGCGGGGAATCGCGCGCTACGCCGAGGCCCTGCGCGAGATACTCGACCGCACCGCCGGAAATCCCGTGCCCATCCTGCTCGAGAACAGCGCCGGCCAGGGAACCTGCCTGGGACACACGCTTACCCATATCGGAGAGGTGATCGAGCAGGCGGGCGCGCCTGGCGATCTCGGCCTCTGCCTCGACACGTGCCACCTCTTCGCGGGCGGGTATGATCTCCGCGATGAAAGCGCCTATGAGGCCCTGTGGACCGAGCTCGATCAGCGCATCGGGCGAGATCGACTGCGGGCGTTCCATCTCAACGACTCGAAGAAGGGGCTTGGCTGCAGGGTCGATCGCCACGAGCACATCGGTCAGGGGGAGATCGGCCCCGAGGCGTTCGCCCGTCTTCTGCGCGATCCGCGCGTGGCCGGACTGCCCATGGTCATCGAGACTCCAGAGGTCGACGAGATGCACGCCACCAACCTGTCGCTGCTGCGCAGCCTCGAGCGTAAGCGGGGACAGCGACGCGCGTGA
- a CDS encoding chorismate synthase — MSSTFGHLYRVTTFGESHGGAVGAVIDGCPPRIPLTVDDIQVELDRRRPGQSAIVTPRQEEDRAEIVSGVFEGFTLGTPIAVVVRNKDARPEDYAHLKDVYRPSHADFTWQTKYGIRNHQGGGRSSARETIGRVAAGAIARKALGLLCGVEIVAYVKQVQSIEAGIDASRVTREQVEANIVRCPDAAVAAEMIALIERMRDAGDSVGGVVEVVARNVPAGWGDPVFDKLEADLAKAFMSLPASRGFEIGSGFGGVALTGAQHNDAFAPAPDDARGTRTVTNRSGGVQGGISNGEPIVARVAFKPTSTIRKAQDTVNREGEAVTLEARGRHDPCVLPRAVPIVEAMTAIVLFDAFLRQRGQCGGER, encoded by the coding sequence ATGAGCAGCACCTTTGGACATCTGTATCGTGTCACCACCTTCGGTGAATCACACGGAGGGGCCGTGGGCGCGGTCATCGATGGCTGCCCGCCGCGCATCCCGCTTACCGTTGATGACATCCAGGTCGAGCTCGATCGTCGCCGTCCGGGTCAGAGCGCCATCGTCACCCCTCGCCAGGAGGAAGATCGGGCCGAGATCGTCTCCGGCGTGTTCGAGGGCTTCACCCTTGGCACGCCCATCGCCGTGGTTGTGCGCAACAAGGACGCGCGCCCCGAAGACTACGCGCACCTCAAGGACGTCTATCGTCCGTCGCACGCCGATTTCACCTGGCAGACGAAGTACGGCATCCGCAACCATCAAGGGGGCGGACGCTCGTCAGCTCGAGAGACCATCGGGCGCGTGGCGGCCGGCGCCATTGCGCGCAAGGCGCTAGGGCTGCTGTGCGGGGTCGAGATCGTGGCCTACGTCAAGCAGGTGCAGTCCATCGAGGCGGGTATCGACGCGTCGCGCGTAACCCGCGAGCAGGTCGAGGCGAACATCGTGCGCTGCCCCGATGCGGCGGTCGCGGCTGAGATGATCGCCCTCATCGAGCGTATGCGCGACGCGGGTGACAGCGTGGGCGGGGTGGTCGAGGTGGTGGCCCGCAACGTGCCCGCGGGTTGGGGCGACCCGGTGTTCGACAAGCTCGAGGCCGATCTGGCCAAGGCGTTCATGTCGCTCCCGGCCTCGCGCGGATTCGAGATCGGCTCAGGGTTCGGTGGGGTGGCGCTCACGGGCGCTCAGCACAACGACGCCTTCGCCCCCGCGCCCGACGACGCCCGAGGGACGCGTACCGTCACCAATCGCTCCGGCGGCGTGCAGGGCGGCATCAGCAACGGTGAGCCCATCGTCGCGCGCGTCGCGTTCAAGCCCACGTCCACCATCCGCAAGGCGCAGGATACGGTCAACCGCGAGGGAGAGGCGGTCACGCTCGAGGCACGAGGGCGCCACGATCCGTGCGTGCTGCCGCGAGCGGTTCCCATCGTCGAGGCCATGACCGCCATCGTGCTGTTCGACGCGTTCCTCCGCCAGCGGGGCCAGTGCGGCGGTGAGCGCTAG